In Trichoderma atroviride chromosome 2, complete sequence, one DNA window encodes the following:
- a CDS encoding uncharacterized protein (EggNog:ENOG41) translates to MSTITEIETDAQWQQVLSSAPPSTLLIASFHAPWAAPCAQMATVLSTLASEYPVTEPPSTKWVSINAEELSDISETYDVTAVPFLVLLRNGEVVETVSGSSAVKVRTAIEKHAKKDSAAAKDAGATNGVSKPAEVAEVDPAKAKEELFKRLGDLVKAAPVMLFMKGTPSAPQCGFSRQLVGILRDNSVKYGFFNILADDDVRQGLKEYAEWPTFPQLWIDGELVGGLDIVKEELSSDTDFFKPYSVAVEATS, encoded by the exons ATGTCGACGATAACCGAGATCGAGACCGACGCACAGTGGCAGCAGGTGCTCAGCTCTGCCCCTCCCTCAACGCTCCTCATCGCCTCTTTCCACGCTCCCTGGGCGGCGCCATGTGCTCAGATGGCGACTGTTCTGTCGACACTTGCGTCCGAATATCCCGTTACCGAGCCTCCCAGTACGAAGTGGGTGTCCATCAATGCCGAAGAACTCAGTGATATCAGCGAGACCTACGACGTGACGGCAGTTCCCTTCCTGGTTCTGCTACGAAACGGTGAGGTTGTCGAGACCgtcagtggcagcagcgccgtcaaGGTACGAACAGCCATCGAGAAGCACGCAAAGAAGGACTCGGCCGCGGCAAAGGATGCCGGCGCAACCAATGGTGTTTCAAAGCCTGCAGAGGTCGCTGAGGTTGACCCggccaaggcaaaggaggagCTGTTCAAACGCCTCGGCGACCTGGTCAAGGCTGCTCCTGTCATGCTCTTCATGAAGGGCACTCCTAGCGCTCCTCAGTGTGGCTTCTCCCGACAGTTGGTTGGCATCTTGCGCGACAACTCTGTTAAATATGGATTTTTCAACATCctcgccgacgacgacgtcaGACAGGGCCTCAAGGAATATGCCGAGTGGCCAACTTTCCCACAGCTGTGGATCGATGGCGAGCTTGTAGGCGGCTTGGATATT GTCAAGGAAGAACTCAGTAGCGATACCGACTTTTTCAAGCCATACAGCGTCGCTGTCGAAGCTACGTCAtaa
- a CDS encoding uncharacterized protein (EggNog:ENOG41~TransMembrane:2 (i278-296o357-375i)): MTPTPPSTNSSTGGRSPEEQFRVVRKRNRVPLSCYPCRTRKKCDRSHPCSNCTKREGNDTTSCSYAAPVTRKKSQNQADATPDDMQNRIDRLEGLVLSLMHGGANIDPATATAAGRAASTSQSLTDSSSSAKAGRDEAVTMVEDDSDAEESLVASLGVLKVDSDKGKSMYIGQEHWHTILSDITEVKNYFMFHKKELETSYERVRNSKPVAAREGPTLLLGALPASEIELRAELPPKSSILTLCSRYFNSMDNAVCIIHGPTFFKQLKKHWEDPSKTPIMWLGLLYSVLTLAMLSYHKVGDEPPEWRGRTLELASEYRLRTVQCLIKADYTKPVEYTVEAMLLYVFGEYSSRWDADLGLWLIVSVITRIAFRMGYHRDAKWFPNITPFQAEMRRRAWALVRMSDVVFSHQVSLPNMIYEHDCDTQLPNNLFDDEFHPDIKELPPSRPASEPTPISYMIAKVRLCNELGNILQATNLVGRPVSYDEIIRFDAKLRQVMQELPPHLRLGSLDTSQDPVTLIIARYNIDILYQKMLCLLHRKYLSKARHNSRYAFSRRSAIEASMQAMDHLAKLHRESQGNGRLRSVSWYIKSIATKEFTLPAMLLVLDLHYDNMAARSSAPADESNYRYTEEQRSKMVGTLETAKGIWANLANTSMEAFKASKVIEIMLEKIKSPSGEATDPNSDSSISDSLSASIVGTAMDHTPSSLGLGTPLGMPGFGGQDPFTQSSAFMGMDFGVRAGNAAEFPQFDGLNAGGPASPLSMFTNLGGAGGAGDLASNFDWGGI, encoded by the exons ATGACGCCCACTCCGCCTTCGACCAACTCCTCTACTGGGGGTCGCTCCCCTGAGGAGCAGTTTCGGGTTGTGAGGAAAAGAAATCGTGTGCCTCTGAGCTGCTATCCGTGCAGGACAAGAAA GAAATGCGATCGGAGCCACCCGTGCAGCAACTGCACCAAGCGGGAGGGCAACGATACGACATCATGTTCTTATGCGGCTCCAGTAACTCGCAAGAAGAGCCAGAACCAGGCCGACGCCACTCCCGATGACATGCAGAACAGGATCGACCGGTTAGAGGgccttgtcttgtctttgatgcATGGCGGGGCTAATATAGACCCTGCTACAGCCACCGCGGCCGGCCGCGCTGCTTCTACGTCGCAGTCATTGACTGACAGCAGCTCTTCGGCCAAAGCCGGCCGTGATGAGGCTGTAACAATGGTCGAGGATGATAGCGATGCGGAAGAGAGCCTCGTAGCTTCACTCGGTGTTTTAAAGGTCGACTCTGACAAGGGCAAGTCGATGTATATTGGCCAAGAGCATTGGCATACAATATTGTCCGACATCACCGAGGTGAAAAACTACTTCATGTTCCACaaaaaggagctggagacgagTTATGAGCGCGTCAGGAATTCAAAACCTGTAGCTGCGCGGGAAGGGCCGACATTGTTACTTGGTGCCCTGCCAGCGTCTGAGATTGAACTCCGCGCGGAGCTGCCCCCAAAGTCAAGTATCCTGACTTTGTGCAGCCGCTATTTCAATTCCATGGACAACGCTGTTTGCATAATACACGGGCCGACCTTTTTCAAACAGTTGAAAAAGCATTGGGAGGACCCGTCCAAAACACCCATCATGTGGCTGGGCCTTTTGTATTCCGTGCTTACTCTCGCGATGCTGAGCTACCACAAGGTTGGAGATGAGCCTCCTGAGTGGAGGGGTCGAACATTGGAATTGGCGTCTGAATATCGGCTACGAACTGTCCAATGTCTGATCAAGGCAGACTACACAAAACCAGTCGAGTACACGGTTGAAGCCATGCTTCTATACGTTTTTGGAGAATACTCGTCTCGGTGGGATGCTGATCTTGGCCTCTGGTTGATTGTTTCCGTCATCACGAGGATAGCCTTCCGTATGGGATACCATCGCGATGCGAAATGGTTTCCCAACATTACCCCTTTTCAAGCG GAAATGAGACGAAGAGCGTGGGCGCTAGTCCGAATGTCAGATGTCGTATTTTCACATCAGGTGTCATTGCCTAACATGATCTATGAGCATGACTGCGATACCCAGCTTCCGAATAATCTTTTTGACGATGAATTTCACCCTGATATCAAGGAATTACCCCCATCTCGCCCTGCTTCAGAACCGACGCCGATATCATACATGATTGCCAAGGTGAGGCTCTGCAACGAGCTGGGCAATATCTTGCAGGCAACAAATCTAGTGGGGAGACCGGTCTCGTACGATGAAATTATCCGATTTGACGCAAAGCTTCGCCAGGTGATGCAGGAGCTTCCTCCACATCTCAGACTTGGCTCCTTGGATACATCCCAAGATCCTGTGACCTTAATCATCGCCAGATACAACATTGACATATTGTACCAAAAAATGCTTTGCCTACTGCATCGGAAATATCTTTCCAAGGCTCGGCATAACTCGAGATATGCGTTTTCACGTCGAAGTGCAATCGAGGCCTCGATGCAAGCAATGGACCATCTAGCCAAACTACATCGCGAGTCTCAAGGAAACGGGCGGCTACGTTCCGTTTCATGGTACATCAAATCCATTGCAACAAAGGAATTTACGCTGCCGGCCATGCTCCTTGTTCTAGACCTTCACTATGATAACATGGCAGCACGATCATCTGCTCCTGCAGATGAGAGCAATTACAGATACACCGAGGAGCAGCGAAGCAAAATGGTTGGCACTCTCGAGACCGCCAAGGGCATATGGGCAAATCTTGCCAACACTTCGATGGAAGCATTCAAGGCCTCCAAAGTTATCGAAATCATGTTGGAAAAGATTAAATCGCCCTCTGGAGAAGCTACGGACCCCAACAGCGACTCATCTATATCCGACTCTCTATCTGCTTCCATTGTAGGCACAGCAATGGACCACACACCTTCGTCCTTGGGTCTTGGTACTCCTCTCGGCATGCCTGGCTTTGGTGGCCAGGATCCCTTTACACAAAGCTCCGCCTTCATGGGTATGGATTTTGGTGTCCGAGCTGGAAATGCAGCCGAATTTCCTCAATTTGATGGCCTCAACGCCGGTGGCCCTGCCTCTCCGCTCTCCATGTTTACCAATTTGGGTGGTGCAGGCGGAGCGGGCGACCTGGCGTCCAACTTTGACTGG GGGGGCATTTGA
- a CDS encoding uncharacterized protein (EggNog:ENOG41) gives MAFLTADLNVVYTQSIKTTQVPTSVPLTRIYWPTQVESLRLEFEDVKRFGPAAAEEWIKGLEARGADAIHKASRWEKWYLAGGVSQMLIRCSSTPPQPTTRGELKIVEATTRPKRRAREITEQLKSQRRADIERRARRLQPPIPLDILVDLPSFQMSLEKAEPLRDKEWNSLKQQFISQYKKMKRAEGKNALAAKASEKHQANSTAKKGTETALQDEHDAETLVKIRISALADQFIGDHLSEGQSIEQEGHAQFIIGVMAYVRKQYYAEFSKIDSTSSAPKLTLGDMVWIFDHKVKQILADTDQDLFSCRKCLNSKKRFGFSAFIHHYLSKHALKHGPKPGKEGKKLRNRLRIDWPEEFPFESSPIQQVSTVDSKPLSSQTTEVDDAYKPRIDAMAKAITSVWKIMKYVKHISFSAKLLVSIYHVAKEFQEDDPELVPLDTFVDVLNHFKSSPNLATYHGLACKICMLSQTREEDDKCLFTLPGLAKHFHVVHEKGGVPLTDWRVDLIWLPDMQMFQDLRTKVWESKRAFKLTSEALPWLFESEGETSQGGPCSTLPNALTKGLEAADAASNQIIHRPDEGLHGDVPKLLSASVVYVRSDTIQEQARYDTVVARAASINERMPQVYETFDRIRAQRTITEGSSVWGSSRTNSQTFSPREGGPEPGRHLSSFHPHNEYDPQVAEEPNEYPYYPDMEIRGAHSHIEAGNGLDGSYYIPSGHRQPIPSARLYHYGDSVSSYDRHGSVDARHVSNGYYTQHPAMMREYRIFPTAERFDYTNLEPHRSTAPQRAYDSYASRYALANRRPGV, from the coding sequence ATGGCCTTCTTGACTGCTGATCTCAACGTAGTCTATACACAGTCGATAAAAACTACCCAAGTGCCTACTTCTGTTCCGCTAACGAGGATATACTGGCCCACCCAAGTGGAGAGTCTTCGATTAGAATTTGAAGATGTCAAGCGATTTGgtcctgcagcagctgaagaatGGATAAAGGGTCTAGAGGCTCGTGGCGCAGACGCTATTCACAAAGCATCACGATGGGAGAAGTGGTATTTGGCTGGAGGAGTCAGCCAGATGCTCATCCGTTGCTCTTCAACTCCGCCACAGCCCACTACCCGTGGCGAGCTCAAAATCGTTGAAGCCACGACTCGCCCAAAGCGACGAGCTCGAGAAATAACAGAACAACTGAAATCCCAGAGACGAGCGGATATAGAACGCCGAGCAAGGCGACTTCAACCTCCTATACCTCTAGATATTCTGGTCGatcttccatctttccaGATGTCTCTGGAGAAAGCTGAGCCCCTTCGCGATAAAGAGTGGAACAGTCTAAAACAACAGTTCATATCTCAGTataaaaagatgaaaagagcaGAGGGGAAAAATGCGTTAGCTGCCAAGGCTTCTGAGAAGCATCAGGCCAACAGTACAGCCAAGAAAGGCACAGAGACTGCGCTTCAAGACGAGCATGATGCTGAAACACTTGTAAAGATTCGCATCTCAGCCCTCGCGGACCAGTTTATCGGCGATCATTTGAGCGAAGGCCAAAGTATTGAGCAGGAAGGTCATGCTCAATTCATCATCGGAGTGATGGCCTATGTTCGCAAACAGTACTATGCGGAGTTTTCGAAAATCGATAGCACTTCTTCGGCGCCAAAGCTAACTTTGGGCGATATGGTGTGGATATTTGATCACAAAGTTAAGCAAATACTTGCAGATACTGATCAGGACCTTTTTTCTTGCAGAAAATGCCTAAATTCCAAAAAACGATTTGGATTCAGCGCTTTTATCCATCACTACCTTTCGAAGCACGCTCTGAAGCATGGCCCGAAGCCTGGGAAGGAAGGGAAGAAGTTGCGTAACCGTTTGAGAATTGATTGGCCCGAGGAGTTTCCATTTGAATCGTCTCCGATTCAGCAAGTGTCTACTGTTGACTCCAAGCCGCTTTCTTCTCAGACTACGGAGGTGGACGATGCATACAAGCCGAGAATCGATGCCATGGCAAAAGCTATAACAAGTGTGTGGAAGATCATGAAATACGTCAAACACATATCCTTCTCGGCCAAACTTCTTGTCTCAATCTACCACGTCGCTAAAGAATTTCAAGAAGATGATCCGGAACTTGTACCACTCGATACATTCGTGGACGTCTTGAATCACTTCAAGTCTTCTCCTAACCTTGCCACCTACCATGGCTTAGCATGCAAGATTTGCATGCTGTCGCAGACGCGAGAGGAAGACGATAAGTGTTTATTCACGCTTCCTGGCTTAGCCAAGCACTTCCATGTCGTCCATGAGAAAGGGGGGGTTCCGCTGACGGATTGGCGTGTCGATTTGATCTGGTTGCCGGACATGCAGATGTTCCAAGACCTACGAACAAAAGTTTGGGAGAGCAAACGCGCTTTTAAACTAACCTCAGAAGCTTTGCCATGGCTATTTGAAAGTGAGGGGGAGACAAGCCAAGGTGGCCCCTGTTCAACCCTGCCAAACGCTCTCACCAAAGGCTTGGAGGCAGCGGATGCAGCTTCTAATCAGATAATCCATCGGCCTGATGAGGGATTACACGGAGATGTACCCAAACTTTTGTCAGCCAGTGTTGTCTACGTCAGATCAGACACAAttcaagagcaagcaagATATGATACTGTTGTCGCTCGGGCGGCGAGCATTAATGAGAGAATGCCTCAAGTCTACGAAACGTTTGATAGAATAAGAGCACAACGCACGATCACCGAGGGCAGCTCAGTTTGGGGATCGTCTCGCACTAACTCACAGACTTTCAGCCCCAGAGAAGGTGGGCCAGAGCCAGGAAGACATTTGAGCTCTTTCCACCCACATAATGAGTACGACCCTCAAGTGGCAGAAGAGCCAAACGAATATCCATACTATCCGGATATGGAGATTCGAGGAGCGCACAGCCACATAGAAGCTGGAAACGGACTTGATGGCAGCTACTATATTCCCAGTGGCCACCGGCAGCCGATTCCTTCCGCACGTCTCTACCACTATGGTGATTCTGTTTCATCATATGACAGACATGGTAGTGTTGACGCACGACATGTGTCGAACGGCTATTATACTCAACATCCAGCTATGATGCGAGAGTACAGAATTTTTCCAACTGCAGAACGTTTCGATTATACCAATTTAGAACCGCATAGAAGTACTGCCCCACAACGAGCATATGATTCTTATGCCTCACGATATGCATTAGCCAATAGAAGGCCAGGAGTTTGA